In one window of Pieris brassicae chromosome 10, ilPieBrab1.1, whole genome shotgun sequence DNA:
- the LOC123715159 gene encoding LIM domain only protein 3-like, which produces MIRDPPAMHKTDNTPSQQDENKYGLNSSVVGNTGGARLCAQCGKVITERFLLKAMERFWHEDCLKCGCCDCRLGEVGSKLYYKADLMLCKRDYLRLFGATGNCVACNKVIPAFEMVMRAKSFVYHLECFACQQCNHRFCVGDRFYLCDNKILCEYDYEERLVFASMAANPTGLAHIRRQVSGLQSPSGGYVGGAACAGNPAALVEKDNGGCAGADDASSGYGSPPDPDVCDAAR; this is translated from the exons GCCAACAAgacgaaaataaatatggcCTCAATAGCAGTGTCGTGGGCAACACTGGCGGTGCCAGACTGTGTGCCCAATGCGGGAAGGTCATCACTGAAAGATTCCTTTTAAAAGCCATGGAGAGGTTTTGGCACGAAGACTGTCTCAAATGTGGATGCTGCGACTGTCGTCTTGGCGAAGTCGGCTCCAAGTTGTATTATAAAGCTGATCTCATGCTGTGCAAAAGAGATTATCTTAG gttATTCGGTGCCACTGGCAATTGTGTGGCGTGTAATAAAGTAATTCCCGCCTTTGAAATGGTTATGCGAGCAAAGAGTTTCGTTTACCATTTAGAGTGTTTCGCCTGTCAACAGTGCAATCACAG GTTCTGCGTTGGTGACAGATTTTACTTATGCGACAACAAAATACTGTGCGAGTATGATTACGAAGAGCGACTGGTTTTTGCCAGCATGGCTGCTAATCCCACTGGTTTAGCTCACATCCGGAGGCAAGTCAGCGGCCTACAG tcaCCGAGCGGAGGATATGTAGGTGGCGCGGCCTGCGCGGGAAATCCCGCGGCGTTGGTGGAAAAGGATAACGGGGGCTGCGCGGGCGCAGACGACGCGTCGAGCGGGTACGGAAGCCCGCCAGACCCTGATGTGTGTGATGCGGCGCGATGA